Proteins found in one Sardina pilchardus chromosome 3, fSarPil1.1, whole genome shotgun sequence genomic segment:
- the jpt2 gene encoding jupiter microtubule associated homolog 2 isoform X2 → MTSTNMFQGLETGSKPSSRVLRPPGGGSSNLFGGYEDDTASRRPNKMASTVFAPPEEPQGGPKRSNPPGGKSSGIFGEPQAPPAQQKPVPPGGSTSDIFGEAKPCSSPAKVPHPNKPKDNIGVRAVSEPEPPAPAPAPAPAPQKEAPVQEVKAEAAAPAPAPAPAPQAPASTKEPAPAASELQDKDHEPHLGPRPRSHNRVLNPPGGKSSVVFY, encoded by the exons ATGACTTCTACTAATATGTTCCAGGGACTGGAGACTGGTTCGAAACCAAGTTCAAG GGTGCTGCGCCCTCCAGGTGGTGGTTCTAGTAACCTCTTTGGTGGTTATGAAGATGACACAGCCAGCAGGCGACCAAACAAAATGGCCTCCACCGTTTTTGCACCTCCAGAAGAACCCCAGGGAGGCCCCAAGCGCTCCAATCCCCCAG GTGGGAAGAGCAGTGGAATCTTTGGAGAGCCCCAAGCGCCTCCAGCTCAGCAAAAACCTGTCCCCCCTGGTGGCTCTACCAGTGATATTTTTGGAGAAGCAAAGCCTTGCTCATCACCTGCTAAAGTCCCACACCCCAACAAGCCAAAG GACAACATTGGTGTGCGAGCAGTCTCGGAACCAGAACCCCCAG ctccagctccagctcctgctccagctcctcaGAAGGAGGCTCCTGTTCAAGAAGTGAAGGCGGAagctgctgctcctgcccctgcccctgctcctgctcctcaggCCCCAGCCAGCACAAAGGAGCCTGCCCCTGCAGCCAGTGAGCTGCAGGACAAGGACCACGAGCCACACCTAGGCCCCCGCCCACGCTCCCACAACAGGGTTCTCAATCCACCGGGTGGGAAGTCCAGCGTGGTCTTCTATTGA
- the jpt2 gene encoding jupiter microtubule associated homolog 2 isoform X1 produces MTSTNMFQGLETGSKPSSRVLRPPGGGSSNLFGGYEDDTASRRPNKMASTVFAPPEEPQGGPKRSNPPGGKSSGIFGEPQAPPAQQKPVPPGGSTSDIFGEAKPCSSPAKVPHPNKPKDNIGVRAVSEPEPPAPAPAPAPAPAPQKEAPVQEVKAEAAAPAPAPAPAPQAPASTKEPAPAASELQDKDHEPHLGPRPRSHNRVLNPPGGKSSVVFY; encoded by the exons ATGACTTCTACTAATATGTTCCAGGGACTGGAGACTGGTTCGAAACCAAGTTCAAG GGTGCTGCGCCCTCCAGGTGGTGGTTCTAGTAACCTCTTTGGTGGTTATGAAGATGACACAGCCAGCAGGCGACCAAACAAAATGGCCTCCACCGTTTTTGCACCTCCAGAAGAACCCCAGGGAGGCCCCAAGCGCTCCAATCCCCCAG GTGGGAAGAGCAGTGGAATCTTTGGAGAGCCCCAAGCGCCTCCAGCTCAGCAAAAACCTGTCCCCCCTGGTGGCTCTACCAGTGATATTTTTGGAGAAGCAAAGCCTTGCTCATCACCTGCTAAAGTCCCACACCCCAACAAGCCAAAG GACAACATTGGTGTGCGAGCAGTCTCGGAACCAGAACCCCCAG ctccagctccagctccagctcctgctccagctcctcaGAAGGAGGCTCCTGTTCAAGAAGTGAAGGCGGAagctgctgctcctgcccctgcccctgctcctgctcctcaggCCCCAGCCAGCACAAAGGAGCCTGCCCCTGCAGCCAGTGAGCTGCAGGACAAGGACCACGAGCCACACCTAGGCCCCCGCCCACGCTCCCACAACAGGGTTCTCAATCCACCGGGTGGGAAGTCCAGCGTGGTCTTCTATTGA